From Erwinia sp. HDF1-3R, one genomic window encodes:
- the folD gene encoding bifunctional methylenetetrahydrofolate dehydrogenase/methenyltetrahydrofolate cyclohydrolase FolD: protein MVAKIIDGKTIAQQVRQEVAEKVQQRLAAGKRAPGLAVVLVGENPASQIYVSSKRRACEEVGFISRSYDLPATTSEAELLELIEQLNNEGEIDGILVQLPLPAGIDNVKVLEHISPTKDVDGFHPYNVGRLCQRAPKLRPCTPRGIVTLLERYNIDTFGLNAVVIGASNIVGRPMSMELLLAGCTTTVTHRFTKDLRRHVEHADLLVVAVGKPGFIPGDWIKPGAIVIDVGINRLESGKVVGDVDFEAASARASYITPVPGGVGPMTVATLIQNTLQACEEFNDGAAQ, encoded by the coding sequence ATGGTAGCAAAGATTATTGACGGTAAAACGATTGCGCAGCAGGTACGACAGGAGGTTGCTGAGAAAGTGCAGCAGCGTCTGGCCGCTGGAAAACGGGCGCCTGGACTGGCCGTGGTTCTGGTGGGTGAGAACCCGGCTTCGCAGATTTACGTAAGCAGCAAGCGTCGCGCCTGCGAAGAGGTGGGCTTTATCTCCCGCTCTTACGACCTGCCCGCGACCACCAGCGAAGCAGAGCTGCTGGAGCTGATTGAGCAGTTGAATAACGAGGGTGAAATCGACGGTATCCTGGTGCAGCTGCCGCTGCCGGCAGGCATTGATAACGTTAAGGTGCTGGAGCATATTTCGCCAACCAAGGACGTGGATGGCTTCCACCCTTATAACGTTGGCCGCCTGTGCCAGCGTGCGCCTAAGCTTCGCCCCTGTACGCCTCGCGGCATCGTTACCCTACTTGAGCGCTATAATATTGATACTTTCGGGCTTAATGCGGTGGTGATTGGTGCATCCAATATCGTGGGCCGTCCGATGAGTATGGAGCTGCTGCTGGCGGGCTGCACCACAACCGTAACTCACCGTTTTACCAAAGATTTGCGTCGTCACGTCGAGCATGCGGATCTGCTGGTCGTTGCCGTCGGCAAGCCCGGCTTTATCCCCGGCGACTGGATTAAGCCCGGTGCGATTGTGATAGATGTGGGCATTAACCGCCTGGAGAGTGGCAAGGTCGTGGGCGATGTGGATTTTGAAGCCGCCTCCGCGCGCGCGTCGTATATTACGCCGGTTCCTGGCGGCGTTGGCCCGATGACGGTCGCCACGCTTATCCAGAATACCCTTCAGGCATGTGAAGAATTTAATGATGGAGCAGCACAGTAA
- a CDS encoding site-specific integrase produces MSLFRRGDVWYGSYTTPGGKRIKESFGTTDRKQAQELHDQRKAELWRIEKLGDFPSVTFDEACMRWLEEKAHKKSLDADKGRMGFWLIHFEGVLLKDITEAKIYTAVSRMNNRKSEVRWRQRAAGMQKKGIDMGVYKPEPVSTSTKAKHLALMKALMRAAERDWKWIEKGPVIKVPQERNKRVRWLEPVEAQRLIKECPEPLKSTVEFALATGLRRSNIVDMKWQQIDMQRKVAWIYPEDSKSGRAIGVALNDLACSVLRRQIGNHQSWVFVHTSAVKRNDGTPTPAVRKMRVDSNTAWRAALVRAGIEDFRFHDLRHTWASWLIQAGVPLSALQEMGGWESIEMVQRYAHLAPNHLTEHARHIDAIFSVSVPNLSHKENLKTGGSC; encoded by the coding sequence ATGTCATTATTCCGCAGAGGGGATGTCTGGTACGGCAGCTACACAACGCCGGGCGGCAAAAGGATTAAGGAATCTTTTGGGACAACGGACCGAAAGCAAGCTCAGGAGCTGCACGACCAAAGAAAAGCTGAGCTGTGGCGGATAGAGAAACTCGGTGATTTTCCTAGCGTGACTTTTGACGAAGCCTGCATGCGCTGGCTTGAAGAGAAAGCACACAAGAAGTCACTGGATGCCGATAAAGGCCGGATGGGATTCTGGCTGATTCACTTTGAGGGTGTTTTGTTAAAGGACATTACCGAAGCGAAGATTTACACCGCTGTAAGCAGGATGAATAACAGGAAGTCTGAGGTGCGCTGGAGGCAGCGTGCTGCAGGGATGCAGAAGAAGGGAATCGATATGGGGGTTTATAAGCCGGAGCCGGTTTCAACTTCAACGAAGGCGAAGCACCTGGCTTTAATGAAGGCATTGATGCGGGCTGCGGAGCGTGACTGGAAGTGGATCGAAAAAGGGCCGGTGATCAAGGTTCCTCAGGAAAGGAACAAGCGGGTTCGGTGGCTCGAACCCGTTGAAGCCCAGAGACTGATTAAGGAATGCCCGGAGCCACTGAAGTCTACCGTAGAGTTTGCGCTGGCAACAGGCCTGCGCCGCTCTAACATCGTGGATATGAAGTGGCAGCAGATAGACATGCAGCGCAAGGTGGCGTGGATTTATCCCGAGGACAGCAAGTCAGGCAGAGCTATTGGCGTAGCGCTGAATGACCTGGCATGTTCTGTATTACGCCGGCAGATAGGGAATCATCAAAGCTGGGTGTTCGTACACACCTCGGCGGTGAAGAGAAATGACGGAACGCCAACGCCGGCGGTAAGGAAAATGCGGGTTGATTCCAATACTGCCTGGAGAGCTGCACTTGTTCGGGCGGGTATAGAGGATTTCCGTTTTCACGACTTGCGACATACGTGGGCGAGCTGGCTTATTCAGGCGGGCGTGCCACTGTCAGCGTTGCAGGAAATGGGGGGTTGGGAAAGTATCGAGATGGTACAGCGTTATGCTCATCTGGCACCGAACCATTTGACCGAGCATGCACGTCATATTGATGCGATTTTTAGTGTCTCTGTCCCAAATCTGTCCCACAAGGAAAATTTGAAGACGGGAGGAAGTTGTTAA
- a CDS encoding DUF551 domain-containing protein, with the protein MTNPIVTLSRERLEQLADENTICKVSWDERIEMARALLAVMDAQDKPFMFGIADYDGKPHFDEVCVDADGGLLADVVDSLNDFREEGDAGYSVVPLYTTPPAPSAPDGWIKCSDRMPECGEWDHAAVMASEGSNSFVAYYNKHECRFLNEPFGESLGNKITHWMPLPLAPSGE; encoded by the coding sequence ATGACTAACCCAATCGTGACCCTCAGCCGGGAAAGGCTGGAGCAACTTGCAGACGAGAACACCATTTGCAAGGTGTCATGGGATGAACGAATCGAAATGGCCCGCGCACTTCTCGCGGTGATGGATGCGCAGGATAAGCCTTTCATGTTTGGTATCGCAGACTATGACGGAAAACCACATTTTGATGAAGTATGCGTTGATGCCGACGGCGGCTTACTTGCGGATGTGGTGGATTCTCTAAATGATTTTCGTGAAGAAGGAGATGCCGGTTATTCCGTTGTGCCGCTCTACACCACCCCGCCAGCGCCCAGCGCGCCGGATGGCTGGATTAAGTGTAGTGACAGGATGCCGGAATGCGGTGAATGGGACCACGCAGCGGTTATGGCTAGCGAGGGTAGTAATTCATTCGTTGCTTATTACAACAAACATGAATGTAGATTCTTAAATGAACCTTTTGGGGAGTCACTGGGTAATAAGATCACCCACTGGATGCCACTACCATTAGCGCCGAGTGGTGAGTGA
- a CDS encoding siphovirus Gp157 family protein — MSKLYEIANSYVKLTESDMTPEMIADTLEGIEGEFSDKICQLLAICKNESVYVDALRNEAKSLTERAATAENRITSIKTYIAQTLQHAGLKKITAGLHQVSVRAPTKSVDITDAGALPPNLVEYETTIKPDKLGIKKLLDAGQDVPGAKIKVGKLSLIIK, encoded by the coding sequence ATGAGCAAACTGTATGAGATCGCAAATAGCTACGTGAAGCTGACTGAATCTGACATGACGCCGGAGATGATTGCCGACACCCTCGAAGGAATTGAGGGTGAGTTTTCAGACAAAATTTGTCAGCTACTCGCTATCTGCAAAAACGAATCGGTTTACGTTGATGCACTCAGGAACGAGGCCAAATCGCTTACAGAAAGAGCCGCCACGGCCGAGAACCGCATAACCAGCATTAAGACCTACATCGCCCAGACGCTTCAGCACGCAGGACTTAAAAAGATTACTGCCGGCCTTCACCAGGTATCAGTCAGAGCGCCAACAAAGTCTGTCGACATTACGGATGCTGGCGCCCTTCCCCCGAATTTAGTCGAGTACGAGACAACCATAAAGCCCGACAAATTAGGTATCAAAAAGCTATTGGATGCCGGGCAGGATGTTCCTGGAGCCAAAATAAAAGTTGGAAAACTTTCACTGATTATTAAGTGA
- the cysS gene encoding cysteine--tRNA ligase: MLKIYNTLSRQKEEFKPIHAGAVGMYVCGITVYDLCHIGHGRTFVAFDVVARYLRYLGYSLKYVRNITDVDDKIIKRANENGESIEVLTNRMISEMHADFAALNILPPDCEPRATRHISEIIEIVEKLIARDHAYVASNGDVMFSVDSDPNYGQLSRQDLDQLQAGARVDVAEDVKRNPMDFVLWKMSKANEPGWDSPWGEGRPGWHIECSAMNCKQLGDHFDIHGGGSDLMFPHHENEIAQSSCAHDGPYVNYWMHSGMVMVDREKMSKSLGNFFTMRDVLAHYDAETVRYFLMSGHYRSQLNYGEDNLKQARSALERLYIALRNTDASALPAGGEAFEARFREAMDDDFNTPEAYSVLFDLAREVNRMKAENVAAVDGLAATLRSLAGVLGLLAQDPELFLQSGAQDANDNSAEIDALVQMRINARKEKNWAQADVARDKLNELGIVLEDGPQGTSWRRK; encoded by the coding sequence ATGCTAAAGATTTACAACACCCTGAGTCGTCAAAAAGAGGAATTTAAACCCATTCATGCTGGTGCTGTTGGCATGTACGTGTGCGGCATTACCGTTTATGACCTCTGTCACATTGGACACGGACGCACGTTTGTTGCCTTTGACGTGGTGGCACGCTACCTGCGCTATCTGGGTTACTCGCTGAAATACGTGCGTAACATCACCGATGTTGACGACAAGATAATCAAACGTGCCAACGAGAACGGCGAGTCGATAGAAGTGCTGACCAACCGGATGATTAGCGAGATGCATGCAGATTTTGCTGCTCTCAACATCCTGCCGCCGGATTGCGAGCCACGCGCCACGCGCCATATCAGCGAAATTATTGAAATTGTCGAAAAGCTGATCGCGCGCGATCACGCTTATGTTGCCAGCAACGGCGACGTGATGTTCTCGGTGGACAGCGATCCGAATTATGGCCAGCTCTCCCGTCAGGATCTGGATCAGCTCCAGGCCGGTGCCCGTGTGGACGTGGCGGAAGACGTCAAGCGCAATCCAATGGACTTTGTGCTGTGGAAGATGTCGAAAGCCAACGAGCCGGGCTGGGATTCACCCTGGGGCGAAGGCCGTCCGGGCTGGCACATTGAGTGCTCGGCGATGAACTGCAAGCAGCTGGGCGACCATTTTGATATCCACGGCGGCGGATCAGACCTGATGTTCCCGCACCACGAAAACGAGATCGCCCAGTCCAGCTGTGCGCACGACGGTCCCTATGTGAACTACTGGATGCACTCCGGCATGGTGATGGTAGACCGTGAGAAAATGTCGAAGTCGCTGGGTAACTTCTTCACTATGCGCGACGTGCTGGCACATTATGATGCGGAAACGGTGCGATACTTCCTGATGTCGGGCCACTATCGCAGCCAGCTAAACTACGGCGAAGATAACCTGAAACAGGCGCGATCGGCGCTGGAACGCCTCTATATTGCCCTGCGTAATACGGATGCGTCGGCGTTACCCGCGGGTGGTGAGGCATTCGAGGCCCGCTTCCGCGAGGCGATGGATGATGACTTCAACACGCCGGAAGCCTACTCGGTGCTGTTCGATCTGGCGCGCGAAGTGAACCGCATGAAGGCTGAGAACGTTGCCGCCGTTGACGGTCTGGCCGCAACGCTACGTTCGCTTGCTGGCGTACTGGGCCTGCTGGCGCAGGATCCGGAGCTATTTTTGCAGAGCGGTGCACAGGACGCGAATGATAACTCGGCGGAAATTGATGCGCTGGTGCAGATGCGGATTAACGCGCGTAAAGAGAAAAACTGGGCGCAGGCGGATGTTGCGCGCGACAAGCTGAACGAACTGGGCATTGTGCTGGAAGATGGCCCGCAGGGCACCAGCTGGCGTCGGAAGTAG
- the ybcJ gene encoding ribosome-associated protein YbcJ, with product MATFSLGKHPHVDLCDLLKLEGWVESGAVAKSLIAEGYVTVDGKVETRKRCKIVSGQKVEFDGNSITVTE from the coding sequence ATGGCAACGTTCTCTTTAGGTAAGCATCCGCACGTCGATCTCTGCGATCTGCTGAAGCTGGAAGGCTGGGTAGAAAGCGGCGCGGTGGCGAAATCGCTGATAGCCGAAGGCTATGTCACCGTTGATGGCAAGGTTGAAACCCGTAAGCGCTGTAAAATCGTCTCCGGCCAGAAGGTGGAGTTCGACGGTAACAGCATTACGGTGACCGAATAA
- a CDS encoding RecT family recombinase yields the protein MNLSIVEFVKQQEPLFVGAVTDQSVVWAKESQFAIQLFQKNDFLAKTAISNPTSAQNAIINVAAVGITLNPASKLAYLVPRDGMVCLDISYMGLLHLAQSAGSILWGQCKLVYSHDTYESNGLDTAPTHKYNAFGDRGTVVGGYCTVKTPGGDYLTEEMSLAEIKATEATSKAKNGPWKNFWEEMARKTIVKRASKYWPRAERLDNAIHVINEDEGIHTEPMMSHVPEEKVIQDENQRRAALQEQVSEICDRMPLAEGLNELKVLFQQAYKMTTGNPLQKNVQAIYAECKAKLEVSHEQTV from the coding sequence ATGAACCTAAGCATCGTTGAGTTTGTGAAACAGCAGGAACCGCTGTTTGTTGGAGCAGTAACGGACCAGTCAGTGGTGTGGGCTAAGGAAAGCCAGTTCGCTATTCAGCTTTTCCAGAAGAATGACTTTCTGGCAAAGACCGCAATTTCTAACCCTACCAGCGCGCAGAACGCCATCATCAATGTGGCGGCCGTGGGTATCACTCTTAACCCGGCAAGTAAGCTGGCCTATCTGGTGCCACGTGATGGCATGGTGTGTCTGGATATCAGCTACATGGGCCTGCTTCATCTTGCCCAGTCTGCCGGATCAATCCTGTGGGGCCAGTGCAAACTGGTTTACTCCCACGACACATACGAATCTAACGGGCTCGATACGGCACCAACTCACAAATATAACGCTTTCGGTGACCGCGGCACGGTCGTCGGCGGTTACTGCACCGTTAAAACTCCCGGCGGTGATTACCTCACGGAAGAGATGAGCCTTGCAGAAATCAAAGCAACGGAAGCAACAAGTAAGGCCAAGAATGGCCCATGGAAGAACTTCTGGGAAGAGATGGCAAGGAAGACAATCGTTAAGCGCGCCAGCAAGTATTGGCCCCGCGCAGAGCGTCTGGATAACGCTATTCACGTCATCAATGAAGATGAAGGGATTCACACCGAGCCCATGATGAGCCATGTCCCTGAGGAAAAAGTCATTCAGGACGAAAATCAGCGCAGGGCAGCGCTTCAGGAACAGGTCAGTGAAATATGCGACAGGATGCCTCTGGCTGAGGGACTTAACGAGCTGAAAGTTCTGTTCCAGCAGGCATACAAAATGACCACTGGAAACCCATTGCAGAAGAACGTTCAGGCCATCTATGCCGAATGCAAAGCCAAGTTAGAGGTGTCTCATGAGCAAACTGTATGA
- a CDS encoding SOS response-associated peptidase family protein, whose product MCGRFTQYRTREEYLKEFADEVEREIAYDPEPIARYNVAPGTNVLLLNQRDDSLHLDPVHWGYGPEWWHKAPLINARVETAATGRMFKPLWNNGRAIVMADGWYEWKRDDSKKQPYFIYHKSGKPIFFAVIGKVPYDKQNESEGFVIVTAASDKGLVDIHDRRPLVLSTSAVLDWLNPETTSEEAQGIAKEQSIPSDEFTWHPVSKSVGSVKNHGSELVEEIDDPVL is encoded by the coding sequence ATGTGCGGACGATTCACGCAGTACAGAACACGCGAAGAATACCTGAAAGAGTTTGCCGACGAAGTAGAGCGAGAGATTGCTTACGACCCTGAACCGATCGCCCGGTATAACGTGGCGCCCGGCACCAATGTCCTGCTGCTAAACCAGCGCGATGATTCCCTTCATCTCGATCCGGTTCACTGGGGATATGGGCCTGAGTGGTGGCACAAAGCACCGCTGATCAATGCCAGGGTAGAGACCGCAGCCACCGGCCGCATGTTTAAGCCGCTGTGGAACAACGGTCGTGCTATCGTCATGGCAGATGGCTGGTATGAGTGGAAGCGTGATGACAGCAAAAAACAGCCTTACTTCATCTACCACAAATCCGGTAAGCCCATCTTCTTCGCGGTAATCGGCAAAGTTCCCTATGACAAGCAGAATGAGAGCGAAGGCTTTGTGATAGTCACCGCCGCCAGCGATAAAGGTCTGGTCGATATCCATGACCGCCGGCCGCTGGTTCTGAGCACATCCGCTGTGCTGGACTGGCTCAATCCTGAAACCACTTCTGAAGAGGCACAGGGCATCGCCAAAGAGCAATCCATACCCTCAGATGAGTTCACCTGGCATCCTGTATCGAAGTCAGTGGGCAGCGTGAAGAATCATGGGAGTGAGTTGGTCGAGGAGATTGATGATCCGGTGTTGTGA
- a CDS encoding Rha family transcriptional regulator produces the protein MTKLTVANQRSAVTKMSSREIAKLTGKQHKNVMADCRAMFEALNFQSAEFSADYQDEKGRTYQEYWLDQDLTLTLMTGYSIPLRHKVATRWRQLESGEVLLQKSKSHLPEYRRARAIKMEVEAMSLALSFMPKLSDVAKQTAMARAVNDAAGIELLPLPKVEEHYHTAGEVGDMLGVSAQKIGRIANANDLKTDQYGIFVMDKSAYSSKQVEAFRYNAEGVKALRHLIHGADVA, from the coding sequence ATGACTAAGTTAACTGTAGCAAACCAAAGATCTGCTGTCACGAAAATGTCGAGCCGTGAAATTGCTAAATTGACCGGCAAACAACATAAAAACGTTATGGCGGATTGCAGAGCAATGTTTGAAGCGCTCAATTTTCAATCGGCTGAGTTCTCAGCCGATTACCAAGATGAAAAGGGGCGCACATATCAGGAGTATTGGCTCGACCAGGATCTGACCCTAACGCTAATGACCGGCTACAGCATCCCACTTCGCCATAAAGTAGCCACGCGCTGGCGTCAGCTTGAGTCTGGTGAGGTTCTTCTCCAGAAATCAAAGTCGCACCTGCCTGAATATCGTCGCGCCCGCGCTATTAAGATGGAAGTTGAGGCAATGAGCCTGGCTCTTTCATTTATGCCCAAGTTGAGTGATGTGGCAAAGCAGACAGCAATGGCCCGCGCGGTGAATGATGCTGCCGGGATTGAGCTTTTGCCACTGCCGAAAGTTGAAGAGCATTATCATACAGCTGGGGAAGTGGGCGATATGCTTGGCGTTTCAGCTCAAAAGATTGGCCGCATCGCGAATGCCAATGATCTGAAAACTGACCAGTACGGAATTTTCGTAATGGATAAGTCAGCCTACAGTAGCAAGCAGGTCGAAGCGTTCCGTTACAACGCCGAAGGCGTCAAAGCATTGCGCCACCTGATTCACGGCGCTGACGTAGCTTAA